Proteins co-encoded in one Capsicum annuum cultivar UCD-10X-F1 chromosome 9, UCD10Xv1.1, whole genome shotgun sequence genomic window:
- the LOC107847156 gene encoding uncharacterized protein LOC107847156 produces MPMGLIEEYFDWIVEGLLKFHEKKKLNDNHYKANKSGISFSSLDFVIAQPDSKNWFYTMSQPNTCWNDKHVDVIFYYLRKKSKQQKHQEYRYTTVNCLFKTYIDVTYKHYIEDATGDSLSTQDDYKKMSFVASNEGALINIIKGFNIPVALPWHLVDEVYVPVNCDGNFH; encoded by the exons ATGCCGATGGGACTAATAGAAGAGTACTTTGATTGGATTGTCGAAGGATTATTAAAGTTTCATGAAAAGAA GAAATTGAACGACAATCACTACAAAGCTAATAAATCAGGAATTAGTTTTAGTTCGTTGGATTTTGTTATTGCGCAACCAGATTCAAAGAACTGGTTCTACACAATGTCACAGCCCAACACCTGCTGGAATGATAag CATGTAGATGTTATATTCTACTACCTTCGGAAGAAATCAAAGCAAcaaaagcatcaagaatatcGATACACCACTGTTAATTGCTTGTTCAAAACATACATCGATGTGACATACAAACATTACATTGAGGATGCAACGGGTGATTCTCTCTCAACTCAAGATGATTACAAAAAAATGAGTTTTGTTGCAAGCAATGAAGGAGCACTGATAAACATCATCAAAGGGTTCAACATACCAGTTGCTTTGCCGTGGCATTTAGTCGATGAGGTATACGTTCCTGTAAATTGTGATGGAAATTTT
- the LOC107847274 gene encoding uncharacterized protein LOC107847274 codes for MKKHHEEMKKQHEEMMLAMKENHDAPQKVIIETDSPNKDVEKNEPHGDDLGTPKEHPKDIPEMNDDGNDVYTGDKKRDENPSNESSHNFNFDDPAFRRQTIEVQNVQKESETEVKNAAFQHSINNTIDDFSSPVSAIQSEELLQKENLPDLILPTNNTGVQNELQLYLTICIFQVSCTVISFEAFQEMIDNIITDMSTPIIAVAVNSEDFSKKANLPDPSLQTANVEVPNEMREFTNVISTDSSQESIDNIIAGISTPVVAMKMKSVSPTEMNDNECQIHGARFQSDLPEVELGK; via the exons ATGAAAAAACATCATGAAGAAATGAAAAAACAACATGAAGAAATGATGTTAGCTATGAAGGAGAACCATGATGCTCCACAAAAA GTTATTATTGAAACCGATAGTCCAAATAAAGATGTGGAAAAGAATGAGCCACATGGTGATGATTTGGGAACTCCGAAAGAACATCCAAAGGATATTCCAGAAATG AATGATGATGGAAATGATGTATATACTGGAGATAAAAAGCGGGATGAAAACCCTTCAAATGAGTCTTCTCAcaactttaattttgatgatcCGGCTTTTCGGAGACAGACTATTGAAGTTCAAAATGTACAGAAG GAAAGTGAAACTGAGGTTAAGAATGCTGCATTTCAGCATTCCATTAATAACACCATAGATGACTTTTCCTCACCGGTTAGTGCAATACAATCTGAAGAGCTTTTACAGAAAGAAAATCTCCCTGATCTCATTTTACCAACAAATAATACTGGAGTTCAAAATGAACTGCAG CTGTATCTAACAATTTGCATTTTCCAAGTGTCCTGCACTGTGATATCATTTGAAGCATTTCAGGAAATGATAGATAATATCATAACTGACATGTCTACACCAATCATTGCAGTGGCAGTAAACTCCGAAGATTTTTCTAAAAAAGCCAATCTTCCTGATCCGTCCTTACAAACGGCCAATGTTGAAGTTCCAAATGAAATGCGG GAGTTTACCAATGTTATTTCAACCGATTCGTCTCAGGAATCGATAGATAACATTATAGCTGGAATTTCCACACCAGTTGTTGCAATGAAAATGAAGTCTGTTAGTCCCACTGAAATGAACGACAATGAATGTCAAATCCATGGTGCTCGGTTTCAATCAGATCTTCCCGAAGTAGAATTGGGTAAATAG